A part of Legionella sainthelensi genomic DNA contains:
- a CDS encoding MFS transporter, which produces MGTPHDIDKTHNKITCRAVLIVSLCSAFLFYKYILQNFPSVMPQQLMEIFHLQGLGLGVLSGVYFWTYLIVPLFVGIILDQYGTRWITTGAIFCCALGIFIFSQAQELNTAIWGRALTGVGVSFASITYFKLAAVWFSKKYYALLTSLLVASGMIGAVCGQMPLAWLVSQVGWRASLVDVAWLGVILAFLFLFIVKDQPPGVIKPIESEIKQTPKNQHLWRDILLILKNKQNWLLTGYSGLAFSPVVIFCGLWGNPFLQKAYQLDELVAPSLISLVFVGLAIACPLFALFVHRIKNRCAFMFYSTLVSALSISLVIFAHPMPLWLLSTLLFLFGFSLGAFPIVFVIGKESNPLYLAGTVTSLINASDAFLDAISEPAIGKLLDVFSSNSGMTHDFSLSSYHIALAVLPLYQIIGAFLMRWVKDEHRAAH; this is translated from the coding sequence ATGGGAACCCCCCATGATATAGATAAAACACACAACAAAATTACCTGTCGTGCTGTTCTAATTGTAAGTTTATGTTCCGCATTTTTATTTTATAAATACATTCTTCAGAATTTTCCAAGCGTCATGCCCCAACAACTTATGGAAATCTTTCATTTACAAGGATTAGGGCTTGGAGTTTTATCAGGAGTATATTTTTGGACGTATCTTATCGTACCCTTATTTGTAGGGATCATTCTTGATCAATACGGTACCCGATGGATTACAACAGGAGCAATTTTTTGCTGCGCTTTGGGCATTTTTATCTTTTCCCAAGCACAGGAATTAAATACTGCTATATGGGGACGAGCGTTAACTGGGGTTGGCGTGTCTTTTGCATCTATTACATATTTTAAATTAGCTGCTGTATGGTTTTCTAAAAAATATTATGCCTTGCTTACTTCTTTGCTCGTTGCATCGGGAATGATTGGCGCTGTTTGCGGACAAATGCCGCTCGCTTGGCTTGTGAGTCAAGTTGGATGGAGGGCAAGTTTAGTTGATGTTGCTTGGTTAGGAGTTATTCTAGCGTTCCTTTTTTTATTTATTGTTAAAGATCAGCCTCCTGGTGTAATTAAACCCATAGAATCTGAAATAAAACAAACACCCAAAAACCAACACTTATGGCGGGATATATTATTAATTCTAAAAAACAAACAAAATTGGCTATTAACTGGTTACAGTGGTTTAGCGTTCTCTCCGGTAGTAATCTTCTGTGGATTATGGGGAAATCCTTTTTTGCAAAAAGCATATCAGTTGGATGAATTAGTTGCCCCTTCTCTTATTTCTTTAGTGTTTGTAGGATTAGCAATCGCATGTCCTTTATTTGCTCTATTTGTCCATCGAATTAAAAATCGCTGTGCATTTATGTTTTATAGCACTCTAGTTTCTGCCCTATCTATTAGCCTCGTTATTTTCGCACATCCTATGCCTCTTTGGTTACTCAGCACATTGCTTTTTCTCTTCGGCTTTAGTTTGGGTGCCTTTCCAATAGTATTTGTCATTGGAAAAGAGTCAAACCCTCTCTATCTTGCCGGTACAGTTACCTCATTGATTAATGCAAGTGATGCCTTTTTAGATGCTATTTCTGAGCCTGCCATAGGGAAGTTACTCGATGTCTTTAGCAGCAATTCGGGTATGACACATGACTTTTCATTATCTAGCTACCATATTGCTTTAGCTGTTCTGCCTCTGTATCAAATTATTGGTGCTTTTTTGATGAGATGGGTTAAAGATGAGCATCGAGCGGCTCATTAA
- a CDS encoding RpiB/LacA/LacB family sugar-phosphate isomerase, which produces MKIAVCSDELYPVNDFVVQQLEHLGHRVIPFGALKSRHTESWVETARVAAEAIKNGICDEGVFFCWTGTGISIVANKVPGIRAALCTDAQTTRGARIWNRANVLALSNRLLTLDLANEILDAWFNTPLNESNCDIIEEIELIERKYR; this is translated from the coding sequence ATGAAAATTGCAGTATGCAGCGATGAGCTTTATCCTGTAAATGATTTTGTCGTTCAACAACTAGAGCATTTAGGCCATCGGGTTATTCCATTTGGGGCTCTTAAATCTCGGCACACAGAATCATGGGTTGAAACTGCTCGAGTTGCTGCTGAAGCGATTAAAAACGGAATATGTGATGAAGGAGTTTTCTTTTGTTGGACGGGTACAGGGATTTCTATAGTTGCTAATAAGGTCCCAGGAATAAGAGCTGCTTTATGTACAGATGCTCAAACAACACGAGGAGCAAGAATTTGGAATAGAGCAAATGTCTTGGCCTTATCGAATCGGTTGTTAACTCTGGACTTAGCGAATGAGATCTTGGATGCTTGGTTTAATACTCCGTTAAATGAAAGTAATTGCGATATCATTGAAGAAATTGAGTTAATAGAGCGTAAGTATCGTTGA
- a CDS encoding bifunctional 2-methylcitrate dehydratase/aconitate hydratase → MRGYVEDNIKPDYDQVMIDIADYVLNKKIDSILAYETARLCLMDTLGCGILALNFSECTKLLGPVVPGATLPGGARVPGTTYELDPVQAAFNIGSMIRWLDFNDTWLAAEWGHPSDNLGAILAVADYMCRENCAKGNAPILMQDVLTAMIKAHEIQGCLALENSFNRVGLDHVFLVKIASAAVAAQLLGADRDMMLRTLSQVFVDGQSLRTYRHAPNAGSRKSWAAGDATSRAVRLALIAKAGEMGYPSALTVPTWGFYDVLFGKKPFKFQRPYDSYVMENVLFKLSYPAEFHAQTAVECAVKLHPIVTHRFDDIARIDLVTHESAIRIISKQGALHNPADRDHCLQYMVAIGLLFGDLKAEHYEDNVAADPRIDVLRAKMHVTENELFSREYHDPEKRSIANSIKLIFKDGSESDLITVEYPIGHKRRRDEGIPVLLTKFKRNLSTQFTADRVEKIAQIMNDTNTLAAMKVDDFMQLWSIA, encoded by the coding sequence ATGCGCGGTTATGTCGAGGATAATATTAAGCCTGATTATGATCAGGTGATGATTGATATTGCAGATTATGTATTAAACAAAAAAATTGACAGTATTTTAGCTTATGAAACAGCACGATTATGTTTAATGGATACTCTTGGCTGCGGTATCCTTGCTTTAAATTTTTCTGAATGCACAAAGCTGCTAGGACCAGTTGTTCCCGGTGCAACACTCCCTGGTGGGGCTCGTGTTCCTGGCACAACTTATGAATTAGATCCTGTCCAAGCTGCTTTTAACATTGGAAGCATGATTCGTTGGCTTGATTTTAATGACACTTGGCTTGCTGCTGAATGGGGACATCCTTCTGATAATCTAGGTGCCATACTCGCAGTTGCTGACTATATGTGCAGAGAAAATTGCGCTAAAGGTAATGCGCCCATATTAATGCAAGATGTACTGACTGCTATGATTAAAGCACATGAAATCCAAGGTTGTTTGGCTCTTGAAAATAGTTTTAATCGTGTTGGTTTGGATCATGTATTTCTAGTGAAAATTGCAAGTGCTGCTGTTGCAGCGCAACTTCTAGGCGCCGACAGAGATATGATGTTGAGAACATTGTCTCAAGTTTTTGTTGATGGTCAAAGTCTACGAACTTATAGACATGCACCCAATGCGGGGTCACGAAAATCCTGGGCAGCAGGAGATGCAACCTCAAGAGCTGTAAGGCTAGCTTTAATTGCTAAAGCCGGAGAAATGGGTTATCCCAGCGCCTTAACTGTACCGACATGGGGATTTTATGATGTATTATTTGGTAAAAAACCATTTAAGTTTCAACGTCCTTATGACAGCTATGTGATGGAAAATGTTTTATTTAAGCTCTCCTATCCAGCTGAGTTTCATGCACAAACTGCTGTGGAATGTGCGGTGAAGCTGCATCCAATTGTAACACATCGATTTGATGATATAGCTAGAATTGATCTAGTGACGCATGAATCTGCAATTCGCATTATTAGCAAACAAGGTGCTTTACATAATCCTGCGGATAGAGATCATTGCTTGCAATATATGGTGGCTATAGGCTTATTATTTGGGGATTTAAAAGCAGAACATTATGAAGACAACGTGGCAGCTGATCCTCGAATCGATGTTTTGCGTGCTAAAATGCATGTAACCGAAAACGAACTTTTTTCTCGTGAGTATCATGATCCAGAGAAACGCTCAATCGCGAATAGTATTAAATTAATTTTTAAAGATGGTAGTGAAAGTGATCTAATCACCGTTGAGTATCCGATTGGTCATAAGCGTCGACGTGATGAGGGTATTCCCGTTTTATTAACCAAATTTAAAAGGAATTTAAGTACCCAATTTACTGCGGATCGTGTAGAAAAAATTGCTCAGATCATGAATGATACAAATACGCTTGCTGCGATGAAAGTTGATGATTTTATGCAATTATGGAGTATTGCATAA
- a CDS encoding gamma-glutamylcyclotransferase family protein → MHTEKLFSYGTLCYEAVQLNNFGRKLYGVEDCLPGFGLSKIKIKEASVIATSGEDEHPVISFTGRSTDSVGGLVFDVSKEELERADAYEVEDYKRIQVKLASGILAWVYVHVESK, encoded by the coding sequence ATGCATACTGAAAAACTATTTTCATACGGAACCTTATGCTATGAAGCAGTGCAGTTAAACAATTTTGGACGAAAATTATATGGAGTAGAGGATTGCCTTCCAGGGTTTGGTCTATCTAAAATAAAGATAAAAGAAGCTAGCGTTATTGCTACAAGCGGTGAAGATGAACATCCTGTAATTTCTTTTACAGGAAGGTCTACAGACAGTGTAGGGGGACTGGTTTTTGATGTAAGCAAAGAGGAGCTAGAAAGAGCAGATGCGTATGAAGTAGAAGATTATAAACGAATTCAAGTAAAATTGGCTTCAGGTATTTTGGCATGGGTGTATGTCCATGTTGAAAGCAAGTAG
- a CDS encoding glycoside hydrolase family 18 protein encodes MSLKRVSSGSVLYAAMIFSYSPMLFSMPVTTEFMNTDSMQDEKIVSVYLLIDTPEQLQNYVNDLTKIQKPNFNRVLFSFVRPTLLDYQSENLATTGILGYYTDHDGKGAQAFQALKAAIKLSKEKHIQTFLSVGGWNYSCNFDVDKEVCGPPPSPDKNSFYDWFPDPTDPSQASVAKTSYANLVKLANDLGVDGIDFDYEEFWHADKFAINWSPSASGEWSVDIANTVMKEGGPSYNNLMKYATGSGSSFVMPKTVEKVDAILHAITDAPGAKYLKFATAAPPVGARPITGFVFNDKLPDIYTKGGLWWKGNLKGLWYSLASYDEAIVSRFDSLGLMTYDLCGDNQTLCAPYANGPLDLPGQVSAYMKDYMNWLKSKDISKPILTIDNIGKVTFLPAKYNIKSKIQFGFEVNQPAYPKNINGQLQLTNQLVDQILQQQKDSDGVIIWQMYSKQNTAVPDATTVKYTINQSCKTFLGNDSRYDCNADFPSK; translated from the coding sequence ATGAGCTTAAAAAGAGTTTCCTCTGGTTCTGTATTATATGCTGCGATGATCTTTAGTTATTCTCCCATGTTGTTCTCTATGCCTGTCACTACAGAGTTTATGAATACTGATTCTATGCAAGATGAAAAAATTGTTTCTGTTTATCTACTTATTGATACACCGGAACAATTGCAGAACTATGTGAATGATTTAACTAAAATTCAAAAACCTAATTTTAATCGTGTTCTTTTCTCATTTGTTAGACCAACATTGCTTGATTATCAATCTGAGAACCTTGCGACTACTGGTATATTAGGCTATTACACGGATCATGATGGAAAAGGAGCACAAGCTTTTCAAGCATTAAAAGCTGCAATTAAATTATCTAAAGAGAAACATATCCAAACCTTTTTATCAGTAGGTGGTTGGAATTACAGTTGTAATTTTGATGTAGACAAAGAGGTATGTGGTCCTCCTCCTTCACCTGATAAAAATAGTTTTTATGATTGGTTTCCTGATCCCACTGATCCCTCTCAGGCCTCTGTAGCAAAAACTTCTTATGCTAATTTAGTTAAACTAGCTAATGATCTGGGTGTAGACGGGATTGATTTTGACTATGAGGAATTTTGGCATGCTGACAAGTTTGCAATTAATTGGAGTCCAAGCGCCAGCGGTGAATGGTCAGTAGATATTGCGAACACTGTTATGAAAGAAGGAGGACCGAGCTATAATAATTTAATGAAATACGCTACTGGTTCAGGCTCTTCTTTCGTTATGCCCAAAACTGTGGAAAAGGTAGATGCTATTTTACATGCAATTACCGATGCTCCTGGCGCAAAATATCTTAAATTTGCTACAGCAGCCCCCCCTGTTGGCGCTCGTCCTATTACTGGTTTTGTATTTAACGATAAATTACCCGATATTTACACAAAAGGTGGTCTTTGGTGGAAAGGGAATTTAAAAGGATTATGGTATAGCTTGGCTAGCTATGATGAAGCAATTGTTTCTCGTTTTGATAGTTTAGGATTAATGACTTATGATCTTTGTGGCGATAATCAAACTTTATGCGCTCCATATGCAAACGGACCTTTAGATTTACCAGGGCAGGTTAGTGCCTATATGAAAGACTATATGAACTGGCTTAAATCAAAAGATATAAGTAAGCCCATTTTAACAATCGATAATATTGGCAAAGTCACTTTTTTACCCGCAAAATATAATATTAAATCCAAAATTCAATTTGGTTTTGAAGTGAATCAACCGGCTTACCCTAAAAATATTAATGGTCAATTACAGCTTACAAATCAATTAGTCGATCAAATACTTCAACAACAAAAAGATAGTGATGGAGTAATTATTTGGCAGATGTATTCTAAGCAAAATACGGCAGTACCCGATGCAACTACCGTAAAATATACTATCAATCAAAGCTGTAAAACTTTTTTAGGTAATGACAGCCGATACGATTGCAATGCAGATTTCCCCAGTAAGTAG
- a CDS encoding S10 family serine carboxypeptidase-like protein, with the protein MNFCFFFFAVFFYTSSLIAAASDQVTELPGFGPVKEKQYAGYFAVNQSSALFYWFVEKKKPSSDSPIVLWLNGGPGASSLYGFFMENGPYEINSAYQLQERMCSWTHIVNYLVIDQPVDVGYSYGSSSNYMDESQAMDQLHDAVIYFFKKHPDLVNKPLYLTGESYAGKYLPQLATRLLKHQEIKLQGLMLGDPWINPRLQQKANIEYAYYHGLIDKQAQIKLKSMYKQCINEIDKHSPTTPKANQICEQMQSFIKKKSGGLNLANIYTGREPDDTNMVNYLNNKLVRKALHVPSHAPAFKTFSDSAAKKLEVGEQDSVASLYPQLLSSGIRILIYNGLEDGKDSNFLSTELLLSALDWPYKDDFAHAITCVWKNNNQINGYAKTAHGLTQVKIRGAGHLAPIDQPERVLNILRSFIKNEPLC; encoded by the coding sequence ATGAATTTTTGCTTCTTTTTTTTTGCAGTCTTTTTTTATACATCATCATTAATAGCTGCGGCTAGTGATCAGGTAACTGAGCTTCCAGGTTTTGGACCAGTTAAGGAGAAACAATATGCCGGATATTTTGCTGTTAACCAATCATCAGCTTTATTTTACTGGTTTGTAGAAAAGAAAAAGCCTTCATCTGACTCACCCATAGTATTATGGTTAAATGGAGGGCCTGGAGCATCGAGTTTATATGGTTTTTTTATGGAAAATGGCCCTTATGAAATAAATTCAGCATATCAGTTACAGGAAAGAATGTGTTCATGGACACATATTGTTAATTATTTGGTCATTGATCAGCCCGTAGACGTTGGTTATTCATATGGTTCCTCTTCAAACTATATGGATGAATCTCAAGCTATGGATCAATTACACGATGCAGTCATTTATTTTTTTAAGAAACATCCTGACTTAGTTAACAAACCTCTTTATCTGACTGGAGAGTCCTATGCGGGAAAATATTTACCCCAATTAGCGACGCGCCTGTTAAAGCACCAAGAGATAAAATTACAGGGACTCATGTTAGGCGATCCATGGATTAATCCGAGACTGCAGCAAAAGGCAAATATTGAATATGCTTATTATCATGGATTAATTGATAAACAGGCTCAAATTAAATTGAAATCAATGTACAAACAATGCATCAATGAAATTGACAAACATAGCCCAACAACCCCAAAAGCAAATCAGATTTGCGAGCAAATGCAGTCCTTTATTAAAAAGAAAAGCGGTGGATTAAATCTTGCCAACATTTATACGGGTAGAGAGCCTGATGATACAAATATGGTGAACTATTTAAATAATAAGTTAGTCCGTAAGGCATTGCATGTTCCATCACATGCCCCTGCATTTAAAACATTTAGTGATTCTGCAGCCAAAAAGCTCGAAGTAGGGGAGCAAGACTCGGTAGCTTCGTTATATCCCCAATTGTTATCATCGGGTATTCGCATCTTAATATACAATGGGCTTGAAGATGGAAAAGATTCGAATTTTCTTAGTACAGAATTATTGCTTTCAGCATTAGATTGGCCTTACAAAGATGATTTTGCGCATGCTATTACATGTGTATGGAAAAATAATAATCAAATTAATGGATATGCAAAAACAGCACATGGATTAACTCAAGTGAAAATTCGCGGAGCAGGCCATTTAGCGCCTATTGATCAGCCTGAGCGAGTTTTAAATATACTGCGAAGTTTTATAAAGAATGAACCTTTATGTTAA
- a CDS encoding pyruvate, water dikinase regulatory protein has protein sequence MKRYVFMISDGTGITAETLGHSLITQFENIKFERLTIPYVDSLKKAEQVVLQIDKACNEQGVKPLVFMTLIDPEIRAYLKKANACVFDLFSTFIGPMEEELHEKSSYTVGRTHGVVNSKLYLHRLEAIDFALSHDDGIKPRGYDKADIILIGVSRCGKTPSCLYMALQYGVLAANYPFTEEEMIGFKLPEILRPYKNKLFGLTIEPQRLQQIRAERRPNSKYASPEQCRLEVSEVEAMYQKEKIPYINSTKYSIEEISTKILAASGIQRKI, from the coding sequence ATGAAACGTTATGTTTTTATGATTTCAGATGGTACGGGAATCACCGCTGAAACCTTAGGTCATAGTCTAATCACTCAATTCGAAAATATAAAATTCGAACGACTTACTATTCCTTATGTTGATTCCTTAAAAAAAGCAGAACAAGTTGTTTTGCAGATTGATAAAGCGTGTAATGAGCAGGGAGTTAAACCATTAGTATTTATGACTTTGATTGATCCTGAAATAAGAGCTTATTTAAAGAAAGCGAATGCTTGTGTATTCGATTTGTTTAGTACTTTTATTGGACCTATGGAAGAAGAACTTCACGAAAAATCTTCTTATACCGTTGGAAGGACTCATGGCGTAGTAAATAGCAAACTTTATTTACACAGACTTGAAGCAATCGATTTTGCATTGTCTCATGATGATGGCATTAAACCTCGTGGATATGATAAAGCGGATATTATTCTTATTGGAGTTTCACGTTGCGGAAAAACACCAAGCTGTCTCTATATGGCCCTACAGTACGGAGTTTTAGCTGCGAATTATCCATTCACCGAAGAAGAAATGATTGGTTTTAAGTTGCCTGAAATATTAAGGCCCTATAAAAATAAACTTTTTGGATTAACCATTGAGCCCCAACGTTTACAACAAATCAGAGCGGAACGCAGACCCAATAGTAAATATGCTTCTCCTGAACAATGTAGACTGGAGGTAAGTGAAGTTGAAGCAATGTATCAAAAAGAAAAAATCCCATATATTAATTCGACCAAATATTCTATTGAGGAAATATCAACTAAAATCCTTGCTGCTTCAGGGATACAGCGTAAAATCTAA
- a CDS encoding Lpg1974 family pore-forming outer membrane protein, with protein MGAKVGYDFGNSANSLEFDYLHFNNTSFNVGGSNGDPYSFAAIFFPDVILPDLASIDLVIHSQLKYNLNQYDIWLAHTFGSYVTNFNFKPSIGLRYASLEHNLTFDTPGAVKSHFEGVGPEICFDALYALGHGLGIIGHFDVASLASSVNASSYLTVNAFGINAAFKSPNIYRISNAITGRIGANFKYAFNNASSLTLEGGYQVISYSDAFDMIQGEVLPIEQHIVGINSDNFSLRGDYLSLTYHV; from the coding sequence ATCGGTGCAAAAGTTGGGTATGACTTCGGGAACTCTGCCAATAGCCTTGAATTCGATTATCTTCATTTTAATAATACTTCTTTCAACGTCGGTGGATCTAATGGTGATCCTTATTCCTTTGCAGCAATTTTTTTTCCTGATGTAATATTGCCAGATCTTGCCAGCATCGATCTTGTAATTCATTCACAACTTAAATATAACCTGAATCAATACGATATATGGTTGGCGCATACTTTCGGCTCATACGTAACTAACTTTAATTTCAAACCTTCTATTGGTTTACGCTACGCAAGTCTGGAGCATAATTTAACTTTTGATACCCCTGGCGCTGTAAAAAGCCATTTTGAAGGGGTTGGCCCGGAAATTTGTTTTGATGCACTATACGCATTAGGTCATGGATTAGGTATTATTGGCCATTTTGATGTTGCATCTCTGGCAAGCAGTGTGAATGCGTCTTCTTATTTAACTGTTAATGCATTTGGTATCAATGCTGCATTTAAATCGCCAAATATTTATCGCATCAGTAATGCAATTACCGGAAGAATAGGGGCAAACTTCAAATATGCCTTTAATAATGCCAGCAGTCTGACATTAGAAGGAGGTTATCAGGTTATAAGCTACTCTGATGCATTTGATATGATTCAGGGGGAAGTATTGCCGATAGAACAACATATTGTAGGAATTAACAGTGATAACTTCTCACTGAGAGGAGACTATTTATCGCTCACATATCATGTTTAA
- a CDS encoding Fic family protein, whose protein sequence is MFKLIQINKKQGINEKLEKAPGCDYLQLIPEFHAAHLWRFAIDGNRQETGPFTFDVGNKGEPGYLVAMMNGLDYIAATLNQPLTSDFIEELHDECIKNVKINIEAHNKKFVQLSTTANQDEVIDLDPPKPVPMLNIRNNIAVNFGLLCVYSCDSPLKKVLESKANITKKGLSEIIDYINSTNEKYGTILSLKRVAQSLYEQDETIDLKNFDFEQLQHLISNENKIVLRSEGVNNYQLKKIMSDLITDYQSKIEKAKDSTDKIKIIAELVQKLEILHPFTDANCRTFCILLLNKLLLENKLTPVILDNPNRFDGFANQELAQEIIKGQEKFLSFNNYHRCNELLKEVNQLLQQLNPFKKTALNTLFSQYTNHLTPLDRLNFIEHLYIGLENHNFNHYLPLLQNMYRGELEKLSSEEKHVCILHQLHLCKHLVF, encoded by the coding sequence ATGTTCAAACTAATCCAGATAAATAAGAAACAAGGTATAAATGAGAAACTTGAGAAAGCACCAGGGTGTGATTATTTACAGTTGATTCCTGAATTTCATGCAGCCCATTTATGGCGTTTTGCAATTGATGGAAATCGACAAGAAACAGGTCCATTTACTTTTGATGTAGGCAATAAAGGTGAACCAGGATATTTAGTAGCGATGATGAACGGATTAGATTATATCGCTGCAACGCTGAACCAGCCATTAACAAGTGATTTTATAGAAGAGCTTCATGATGAATGCATTAAAAATGTAAAAATAAATATCGAAGCCCATAACAAAAAATTTGTTCAATTAAGCACAACAGCAAATCAAGATGAAGTAATTGATCTAGATCCTCCCAAACCCGTGCCTATGCTGAACATCCGAAACAACATCGCTGTAAATTTTGGTCTATTGTGTGTTTATTCTTGCGATAGTCCACTAAAGAAAGTACTGGAAAGCAAAGCAAACATAACTAAAAAGGGTCTATCAGAAATCATTGATTATATAAATAGTACAAATGAGAAATATGGAACTATTTTATCACTTAAAAGAGTAGCTCAATCACTATATGAACAAGATGAAACAATTGATCTTAAAAATTTTGATTTCGAACAGTTGCAGCATCTTATCTCAAATGAAAATAAAATTGTTCTCCGATCTGAAGGCGTAAATAATTATCAATTAAAAAAAATCATGTCAGATCTTATTACAGACTATCAGTCTAAAATAGAAAAAGCTAAAGATAGCACAGATAAAATAAAAATAATTGCCGAACTTGTTCAAAAGCTTGAAATATTACATCCTTTTACTGATGCAAACTGTCGAACATTTTGTATCTTGCTTCTCAATAAATTGCTTTTAGAAAATAAACTAACACCAGTTATTTTGGATAATCCAAATCGCTTTGATGGCTTTGCAAATCAAGAGTTAGCACAGGAAATTATCAAGGGACAAGAAAAATTTCTATCATTTAACAACTATCACCGATGCAATGAATTATTAAAAGAAGTAAACCAGTTGCTTCAGCAATTAAATCCATTTAAGAAAACAGCATTAAATACACTTTTTTCTCAATATACAAATCACTTAACACCACTAGACCGTTTAAATTTCATAGAACATTTGTATATTGGATTGGAAAATCACAATTTTAATCACTATTTGCCATTGTTGCAAAATATGTATCGAGGTGAATTAGAAAAACTTAGCAGCGAAGAAAAGCATGTGTGCATTCTTCATCAACTCCATTTATGTAAGCATCTTGTCTTCTAA
- a CDS encoding APC family permease yields the protein MLKRDISATNILIASAGGMIGSGWLFSPFISAQMAGSNALISWIIATIFMLFIALPLCELGTMFPISGGMSNYPTFTHGKEVGFLFAWTSWLSYVVMTPIEIQAILQYSSHFFPILIVNDPSTFKLSGYGYIAAIAIMLFVVMLNSYGIKFLAECNKYASIIKFILPTIAIVSLLQVSPSFSNVAINLSEKESWVNIFTALSAGGIAFAFTGFQNGLILAGEVKNPQRNIPIAILGAVLIGFVLYFMLELSFIAAVPQKYLTHGWHALSYPGDSGPLVGLTLLLGLGVVATLLMIDAAFSPFGTTLVYTAATSRILYGMAINAHLPKIFLKVNRHKIPYVTLYANLLVGMFSFLPFPGWQKLVAFLSSASILSYSIGPICLLAMRKLQPQTPRPFRLSGALICSHLAFYFCNLMLYWCGFSIIWKLDIALFIGILIYCVYHRQNSLDNSSALYWFLSYMVTVFVVSYFGAFGGIGILKFPFDLFTLLPISIFILYSSQRLLSPDRHEHVFSMTEEPAAVLEDKMLT from the coding sequence ATGCTCAAACGTGATATTTCAGCAACTAATATTCTTATTGCTTCTGCCGGAGGAATGATAGGATCCGGATGGTTGTTTAGTCCGTTTATTAGTGCACAAATGGCGGGCAGTAATGCATTGATTTCTTGGATTATTGCCACTATTTTTATGCTTTTTATCGCATTGCCACTATGTGAGCTGGGAACTATGTTTCCAATTTCTGGAGGTATGTCTAACTATCCAACTTTTACGCATGGGAAAGAGGTTGGTTTTTTATTCGCATGGACATCATGGCTGTCTTATGTTGTTATGACTCCAATAGAAATACAGGCGATTTTACAGTATTCAAGTCATTTTTTTCCCATATTAATTGTTAATGACCCATCGACTTTTAAGCTGTCAGGATATGGTTATATAGCTGCTATAGCAATTATGCTTTTTGTAGTCATGTTAAATTCGTATGGTATTAAATTTCTTGCTGAATGTAATAAATACGCAAGCATTATTAAATTTATTTTACCGACCATTGCTATTGTTTCATTACTTCAAGTCTCTCCTTCATTTAGTAATGTAGCAATCAATTTATCGGAAAAAGAAAGTTGGGTGAATATCTTTACTGCATTGTCTGCGGGTGGAATTGCATTTGCCTTTACTGGATTTCAAAATGGATTAATCCTCGCAGGAGAGGTTAAAAATCCGCAGCGTAATATACCCATAGCTATTTTAGGAGCGGTATTAATTGGTTTTGTTTTGTATTTTATGTTGGAGCTTAGTTTTATTGCTGCCGTTCCCCAGAAATATTTAACCCATGGGTGGCATGCCCTTAGCTATCCTGGAGATAGCGGACCATTAGTCGGTTTAACATTGCTATTAGGGCTTGGTGTTGTTGCAACTTTATTGATGATCGATGCTGCTTTTTCTCCTTTTGGAACAACGCTGGTTTATACTGCAGCAACCTCTCGGATTTTATATGGAATGGCAATAAACGCTCATTTGCCCAAAATATTTTTAAAAGTAAACCGTCACAAGATTCCTTATGTGACTCTATATGCAAATTTATTAGTAGGCATGTTTTCTTTCTTGCCTTTTCCTGGTTGGCAAAAACTAGTTGCCTTTCTGTCTTCTGCGAGTATTTTATCTTACAGCATAGGACCCATATGTCTTTTAGCAATGCGTAAATTACAACCGCAAACCCCTAGACCGTTTAGATTATCTGGTGCGTTAATTTGTTCACATCTTGCTTTTTATTTTTGTAATTTGATGCTGTATTGGTGTGGATTTTCGATTATATGGAAGCTTGATATTGCCTTGTTTATTGGCATTCTGATTTATTGTGTTTATCATCGCCAAAATTCTTTGGATAATAGTTCTGCTTTATATTGGTTTTTATCTTATATGGTAACTGTCTTTGTTGTATCCTATTTTGGTGCTTTTGGAGGCATAGGGATTTTAAAATTTCCTTTTGATTTATTTACTCTGTTACCCATAAGTATTTTTATCCTTTATTCTTCACAAAGACTATTAAGTCCTGATCGCCATGAGCATGTATTTTCTATGACTGAGGAACCGGCAGCTGTTTTAGAAGACAAGATGCTTACATAA